A section of the Humulus lupulus chromosome 2, drHumLupu1.1, whole genome shotgun sequence genome encodes:
- the LOC133818988 gene encoding uncharacterized protein LOC133818988 isoform X1, producing the protein MTKGKKVPHKVMRYFPLTPQLKILYSSKITAKHMIWHHAWKSKDEGVMRYLMDGSVWKDFDDKHPDFLRDPRNFRLGLAADGFNPFGNMNLAYSMWPGVLANYNLPPWLCMKDNYFMLTLLIPGPKSPGKDMDVFLRPLVDELKDMWVNGVETRDSSTNRMFKMRAALLWTVNDFLARSSLSGWSGQGYKAFPTCNEDTTSIRVIGKTSYVGHRRFLPSTHRMRRDTEFNGEVERRRPPRRFTCEDILEQLNALAAQVPGKHVQYGGVKRKRGVDEGNWRKKSIFYDVNHRLIWDIKDNSDEVNDVVHETSSSNFVLTVDLGELIMQSDQPAAYVGADEEGDDEADMSEHEEVTDAEDELLVKLCEDENVFPITDGNDSDYSV; encoded by the coding sequence atgacgaaaggaaaaaaagtgccacacaaggtgatgcgttactttccgttgacccctCAGTTGAAAATATTATACAGTTCAAAGATTACAgcaaaacacatgatatggcatcacgcctggaaatcaaaagatgaaggggtgatgcgaTACCTGATGGACGGCTCTGtgtggaaggactttgatgacAAGCATCCTGATTTTTTAAGGGATCCCAGAAATTTTCGTttgggcttagctgctgatggatttaatccatttggcaacatgaaccttgcataTAGCATGTGGCCTGgggtgttggcaaactataatctgccaccttggttgtgtatgaaagataattatttcatgttgaccctccttattcctgggccaaaatcacccggtaaggacatggatgtatttctgagaccattggtggatgagttgaaggatatgtgggttaacggagttgaGACAAGAGATAGTTCgaccaacaggatgttcaagatgcgggcagcccttttgtggacagtgaacgattttctagctcgcagtagtttgtctggatggagtggtcagggatacaaagcttttcctacgtgtaatgaggacacaacttccatccgagtgatcggtaagacatcttatgttggtcacagaagatttttgccaagtactcatcgaatgagaagagacaccGAGTTCaatggagaagttgagagaagacgtcctccgagacggtttacttgtgaggatatactagaacaacttaatgctcttgcagcgcaagttccaggaaaacatgtccagtatgggggtgtgaaacgtaaaagaggagtagatgaaggtaattggaggaaaaaaagtattttttacgaTGTGAATCATCGActaatttgggacattaaggacaattctgatgaggttaatgatgttgtacatgaaacaagttcatcaaattttgtgttgactgtggacctcggagagttgattatgcaatctgatcaacctgctgcatatgttggagctgatgaagagggtgacgacgaagctgatatgtcagaacatgaggaAGTCACAGATGCAGAGGATGAATTGTTAGTtaagctttgtgaagatgaaaatgtgtttccgattactgatggaaatgatagtgattactctgtttag
- the LOC133818988 gene encoding uncharacterized protein LOC133818988 isoform X2, translating into MLDQKIWRMSSLSHLTIGQNICELFLSERFLARSAKNQANRKQMKYVTTQGTKSLAAKRHQYENPDAHVVDTWRDSHMIKSTKSFVNEAAQQDYEKMAAEVQRSQLERQSQQLSEASLNVSGVDSSPVDQYEILSKVLGERSDYQRGVGYRAKGKARKTTSSSTDQSQSQENTAATPNEDMTTMALMMKAMRETLQKVVPEQPSNLYDPWFDSFL; encoded by the exons atgctggaccagaagatttggagaatgtcctctctaagccacctgaccattggGCAGAATATTTGTGAATTGTTtttgagcgaaagatttttggctcgttccgctaaaaatcaagcaaacagaaaacaaatgaagtatgtaacaacacaaggcacaaagtcgttggcagctaagcgtcaccaatat gagaacccagatgcgcatgttgttgatacttggagggattctcatatgataaaatcgacaaaatcttttgtcaatgaggcagctcaacaagattat gaaaaaatggcaGCAGAGGTTCAGAGGTCACAGCTTGAGAGGCAGAGTCAACAGCTGAGTGAGGCATCTCTTAATGTATCTGGCGTTGATtcgtccccggtcgatcaatacgagatactaagtaaagtactcggggagagatctgactaccaaagaggagtgggttatagggcgaaagggaaggcaagaaagacaacctctagctctacagatcaaagtcagtcccaagaAAATACTGCTGctacgcctaatgaagatatgactactatggctctgatgatgaaggcaatGCGTGAGACGCTTCAGAAGGTGGTACCTGAGCAACCCAGTAATTTGTATGACCCATGGTTTGACAGTTTTCTGTAG